A section of the Triticum dicoccoides isolate Atlit2015 ecotype Zavitan chromosome 7A, WEW_v2.0, whole genome shotgun sequence genome encodes:
- the LOC119333497 gene encoding probable leucine-rich repeat receptor-like protein kinase At1g35710, giving the protein MTTTRSIDYKPLLTQTRIITPRLYFILLSAVHGNTCPGRWQLLLFFLFNHTGKRAGCSYLIMKSAKPWMFRSSGGPSLTPLYHIVPPTELVESMATPASGCPWLHLLAILLLLPSMFGEAKTAARRGTWFTAQTAALLRWKSSLTSVSSGSALSTWSPGVHPCNWTGITCRRAAQGPAITGISLPGAGLAGRLDVLNLQPLSLLTSLDISNNFHLSGRIPPTVGMLPMLSMLNFSGNQLTGGIPPAIGELGSLTVMDLSFNGLSGTIPANIGRLQSLQSLRLYHNNLTGIIPPSLTNLTLLRDLSLFTNHLTGSIPVELGKLAALEELDLADNYLTGTIPSSIGNLTKLGYLGLSQNLLIGSIPHEMTHLNNLTMLMISHNQFTSTIPASITNLTKLQLLGASRSNLSGHLPEQIGSLTDLREVYLFGNKLTGSIPLSLGNLTMLTYLYLYENNLSGFIPYVLGNLANLQELSLSSNALDGDLPSSIGNMTSLTSLRLQNNSFSGTIPAELGNLENLVNLYLYFNKFSGSVPPSFGNFREMTDLRLSGNRLSGPLPHTLSNLTNLVDIELSYNNLSGHVPDLCQGKKLQWFSATTNQFSGSFPGSFKHCSSLIILDIMYNQMEGDIAQQLGVYPHLKFVGLTSNKLHGQLSTDWGSCGNLTELRLGGNMITGHIPRELTKLTKLRKLDLHLNRLTGEIPPEIGKLVNLYLLDLSQNNLSGSIPQHIGRMDVLEVLDLSSNQLGGRIPEEVGKCVRLQSMKLNNNSLNGSLPGSIGKLIHLQTTLDVSHNNLHGAIPPEIGNLDMLVSINLSHNQFSGSIPNTVAGLRSMSVFDVSYNRLQGTVPGRIHNSSAEWFLHNRGLCGELAGLPSCHSSAANHQKKDQILMLKVGVPVFVAITCIAACIFFTLILRKKSSSRESAIVKSADLFSIWNFDGKIAFEDIINATDNFDEKHCIGEGGFGNVYKVNLPDGQVVAVKKLHPIEEGMHDEQCFRREIEVLTKVRQRSIVKLYGFCSHTQYRFLVCQYIERGSLASILSNSDQAIQFDWQKRATLIKDVVQAISYLHHGCDPPIIHRDITSSNILLDSEYKAFVSDFGTARILKPDSSNWTALAGTYGYIAPELSYTPLVTEKCDVYSLGVVMLEVLMGKHPGEFLNRPAAAQEQDMILQEHLDHRLPMPKTDEAQDINRLISVAFQCLQDSPHERPDTQQIHRALSV; this is encoded by the exons ATGACAACAACACGCTCAATTGATTATAAGCCGTTGCTAACCCAAACTAGAATAATCACACCAAGACTTTATTTTATTCTCTTGAGTGCGGTACATGGGAACACATGCCCGGGACGTTggcaactactactattttttttattCAATCACACAGGAAAACGCGCTGGATGTTCCTACCTAATCATGAAGTCAGCCAAGCCGTGGATGTTCCGGAGCAGCGGTGGCCCTTCTCTCACCCCTCTCTACCACATAGTACCACCGACAGAACTTGTTGAATCCATGGCTACTCCTGCCTCAGGGTGTCCATGGCTCCATCTCCTCGCCATCCTGCTTCTTCTCCCTTCCATGTTCGGTGAGGCAAAGACCGCAGCACGGCGAGGCACTTGGTTCACAGCCCAGACAGCAGCACTGCTCCGATGGAAATCCAGCCTGACAAGCGTCAGCAGCGGTTCAGCCTTGAGCACCTGGAGCCCCGGCGTCCACCCCTGCAACTGGACGGGCATCACCTGCCGCCGTGCAGCTCAAGGCCCGGCCATCACTGGGATCTCCCTCCCAGGAGCTGGCCTTGCCGGGCGGCTGGACGTGCTCAACTTGCAGCCCCTGTCCTTGCTCACCAGCCTTGACATCAGCAACAACTTCCACCTCTCAGGGCGGATTCCACCAACCGTCGGCATGCTCCCCATGCTTTCCATGCTCAACTTCTCCGGTAACCAGCTCACTGGAGGCATACCTCCAGCCATCGGTGAGCTGGGGAGCCTCACCGTGATGGACCTCTCCTTCAATGGCCTCTCAGGTACCATTCCTGCAAACATTGGCAGGCTTCAGTCCTTGCAAAGTCTCCGGTTATACCATAACAACTTAACTGGAATTATTCCTCCTTCCCTCACCAACCTAACTTTGCTCAGAGATTTAAGTCTGTTCACAAACCATCTTACTGGTTCAATCCCCGTAGAGCTCGGGAAACTCGCTGCTTTGGAGGAGCTAGATTTGGCTGATAACTATCTAACTGGTACTATTCCGAGCAGCATTGGAAACCTTACTAAACTAGGCTACTTAGGACTGTCCCAAAACTTACTTATTGGTTCCATTCCTCACGAGATGACACACCTTAATAATCTTACCATGCTCATGATATCACACAATCAATTCACGTCCACTATCCCTGCATCAATCACAAACTTAACCAAGTTGCAACTGCTAGGAGCCAGCAGGAGCAACTTAAGTGGCCACCTTCCTGAACAAATAGGATCACTCACTGATCTTCGTGAGGTCTACCTTTTCGGTAATAAACTTACCGGGAGCATTCCTTTGAGTCTCGGAAATTTGACGATGCTCACATATCTGTACCTTTACGAGAACAACTTGTCTGGGTTCATTCCTTATGTGCTAGGGAATCTTGCTAACCTTCAGGAGCTTAGCCTCTCCTCCAATGCTTTAGATGGTGATCTGCCATCTAGCATAGGAAACATGACTTCCCTCACCTCCCTTCGCCTTCAAAACAATAGCTTTTCTGGCACAATCCCAGCTGAGCTAGGCAATCTAGAGAATTTAGTGAATCTTTACCTCTACTTCAACAAGTTCTCTGGCTCAGTCCCTCCAAGCTTTGGAAACTTCAGGGAAATGACAGATTTGAGGCTGTCGGGTAATAGACTGTCTGGACCTTTGCCTCACACACTTTCAAACCTCACCAATTTGGTGGACATTGAGTTGAGTTACAACAATCTCAGCGGACACGTGCCTGACTTATGCCAGGGCAAAAAACTCCAATGGTTTTCCGCAACTACCAACCAATTTAGTGGATCCTTTCCAGGAAGTTTCAAGCACTGCAGCTCCTTAATCATCCTTGACATCATGTATAATCAGATGGAAGGAGATATAGCACAACAGCTTGGGGTGTACCCACATCTGAAATTTGTTGGGTTAACTTCAAACAAACTGCACGGTCAGCTTTCAACAGACTGGGGTTCATGCGGTAACTTGACAGAACTGCGTTTAGGAGGAAACATGATTACTGGTCATATACCTCGTGAGCTCACAAAGCTAACCAAACTCAGAAAACTCGACCTCCATTTGAATAGGTTGACAGGGGAGATACCTCCTGAAATTGGCAAACTAGTCAACCTATATTTGCTAGATTTAAGCCAAAATAATCTATCTGGAAGCATTCCTCAACACATTGGTCGAATGGATGTTCTTGAGGTTCTCGACCTGTCAAGCAATCAATTAGGTGGAAGAATACCAGAAGAAGTTGGGAAATGTGTGAGACTACAGTCCATGAAACTGAACAACAACAGCTTAAACGGCAGCCTTCCTGGTTCCATAGGCAAACTGATTCACCTACAGACAACACTTGATGTCAGCCATAACAACCTACATGGCGCCATTCCTCCAGAAATAGGAAATCTAGATATGTTGGTAAGCATAAACCTCTCCCACAATCAATTCAGTGGAAGCATTCCTAACACGGTAGCAGGACTCCGAAGCATGTCCGTATTTGATGTCTCCTACAATAGATTACAAGGCACAGTTCCGGGAAGGATCCATAATTCCTCGGCAGAATGGTTTCTTCACAATAGAGGTCTCTGCGGGGAGCTGGCTGGCCTTCCGTCTTGTCATTCTTCTGCTGCAAATCATCAGAAAAAGGACCAAATCCTCATGTTAAAAGTGGGTGTCCCTGTTTTTGTGGCTATTACTTGTATAGCTGCATGCATCTTCTTCACTTTGATTTTGAGGAAGAAATCCTCTTCTAGAGAAAGTGCCATTGTAAAGAGTGCGGACCTCTTCTCTATATGGAACTTCGATGGTAAAATAGCTTTTGAGGATATCATCAATGCAACGGATAATTTTGATGAAAAACACTGCATTGGAGAAGGAGGATTTGGTAATGTCTACAAGGTGAATCTCCCAGATGGACAAGTGGTTGCAGTGAAGAAGCTTCATCCAATTGAGGAAGGGATGCATGATGAGCAATGCTTTCGTCGTGAGATTGAAGTACTAACAAAAGTCCGTCAGCGCAGCATTGTCAAGCTGTATGGATTCTGTTCCCATACGCAGTACAGGTTCCTGGTTTGCCAATACATAGAAAGGGGGAGTCTAGCCTCAATCCTGAGCAACAGCGACCAAGCAATCCAATTTGATTGGCAGAAAAGAGCAACTCTCATCAAGGATGTTGTGCAAGCTATTTCCTACCTACACCATGGTTGTGATCCACCTATAATCCATCGGGACATAACAAGTAGCAACATTTTGCTAGATTCTGAATACAAGGCCTTTGTCTCGGACTTTGGCACGGCAAGGATATTGAAGCCTGATTCATCGAACTGGACCGCGCTGGCAGGGACATATGGCTACATCGCACCTG AACTTTCTTACACGCCCTTGGTCACCGAGAAATGCGATGTCTACAGCCTCGGCGTTGTGATGCTGGAGGTGCTGATGGGGAAGCATCCAGGAGAATTCCTAAACAGACCTGCAGCTGCGCAAGAACAAGACATGATACTTCAAGAGCATCTCGACCACCGTCTTCCCATGCCCAAGACCGACGAGGCGCAGGATATCAATCGGCTAATATCGGTGGCGTTTCAGTGCCTACAAGATTCCCCTCATGAGAGGCCAGACACGCAGCAGATCCATCGAGCTCTCAGTGTATGA